In Planctomycetia bacterium, one DNA window encodes the following:
- a CDS encoding tRNA-dihydrouridine synthase, translating into MLRIGPITLDAPFVQAALSGYSDAPMRRLAREYGCPYTLNEVVLDKLVNTGGKKMRRMLAIPLSDHPVAGQLMGSEPEQFAQAAHVLVEIGYDVIDLNFGCPVKKVLGRCRGGFLLSVPDTAIDILRRVYDAVGGRVPVTVKMRRGMDDSAESERNFFAVLDAAFEIGLAAVTVHGRTVRQRYVGPSNWAFLSRVKRHVGDRTILGSGDLFSAADCVRMLEETGVDGCSIARGAIGNPFIFNEVRALVAGRDLPPPPTILQQRAALQRHYALMVEHYGVKLAAPLLRKFGVRYSELHPCHAEVKRAFLAVANADGWHAMLDQWYADDDAHGPVTRRPRPESLIAAGAAWTCEPVTA; encoded by the coding sequence ATGCTGCGAATCGGCCCTATCACGCTTGACGCTCCCTTTGTGCAGGCCGCGCTGTCCGGCTACAGCGACGCGCCCATGCGCCGCCTCGCGCGCGAGTACGGCTGCCCCTACACGCTCAACGAAGTCGTGCTCGACAAGCTCGTGAACACCGGCGGCAAGAAGATGCGCCGAATGCTGGCCATCCCGCTGTCCGATCACCCCGTCGCCGGGCAACTCATGGGCAGCGAGCCGGAGCAGTTCGCACAGGCCGCCCACGTCCTTGTCGAGATCGGTTACGACGTGATTGACCTTAACTTCGGCTGCCCGGTGAAAAAGGTGCTGGGCCGTTGTCGCGGCGGGTTTCTGCTGTCGGTGCCGGATACGGCCATCGACATCCTGCGTCGCGTTTACGACGCCGTCGGCGGTCGCGTGCCCGTCACGGTGAAGATGCGCCGCGGCATGGACGACTCGGCGGAGAGCGAGCGGAACTTCTTCGCCGTGCTGGACGCGGCGTTTGAGATCGGCCTCGCCGCGGTCACGGTTCACGGCCGGACGGTCCGGCAGCGCTACGTCGGGCCGAGCAACTGGGCGTTTCTCTCGCGCGTCAAGCGGCACGTCGGCGATCGGACGATTCTGGGCAGCGGTGATTTGTTCAGCGCCGCCGATTGCGTTCGCATGTTGGAGGAGACAGGCGTCGACGGCTGCTCCATTGCCCGCGGCGCGATCGGTAACCCGTTCATATTCAACGAAGTGCGAGCGCTGGTAGCCGGGCGCGACCTGCCGCCGCCGCCGACGATCTTGCAACAACGCGCCGCCCTGCAACGCCATTACGCCCTGATGGTAGAACACTACGGTGTGAAACTGGCCGCGCCGCTCCTGCGGAAGTTCGGCGTGCGGTACAGCGAACTGCACCCGTGCCATGCCGAAGTAAAACGTGCCTTCCTCGCCGTCGCGAACGCCGACGGCTGGCACGCCATGCTAGATCAGTGGTACGCCGACGACGATGCCCACGGACCGGTGACGCGCCGCCCGCGGCCCGAGTCACTCATCGCCGCCGGGGCCGCGTGGACCTGCGAGCCGGTGACGGCATAA
- a CDS encoding zf-HC2 domain-containing protein, which produces MNCGEVRELLFTFLDNELDAALSIDVQRHLEHCPNCAREAETERLVQRRLASAMEHDSGKSPSLDELLRTVMTIPANIPARRRMWAWMSLGIGIAAVILLSVFANNLSDPSDATFHQSALVDLLVTDFNHFLSEGRLVQIASADRGEVSQWLRGKTGLEVSLPATTGVHCKLIGARKCKLNGQSAAFASYEMDANPACLVVLAGDTSSLGKMERVSHDGRTYWVDRCKGHSVVACLRNNLIYAAVSRTEKDELIHFMSELE; this is translated from the coding sequence ATGAACTGTGGCGAAGTGCGTGAATTGCTTTTTACGTTTCTCGACAACGAGTTGGACGCCGCACTCAGCATTGATGTTCAACGCCATTTGGAGCACTGCCCCAATTGCGCGCGTGAAGCGGAGACAGAACGGCTGGTCCAAAGGCGACTCGCTTCCGCGATGGAGCATGATTCCGGGAAATCGCCATCGTTGGATGAGTTGTTACGCACGGTCATGACCATCCCGGCGAACATTCCAGCTCGACGACGCATGTGGGCTTGGATGTCTTTGGGGATCGGTATCGCTGCCGTTATTCTCCTGAGCGTGTTTGCCAATAACTTGTCCGATCCGTCGGATGCCACGTTTCATCAGAGTGCTCTGGTTGATTTACTCGTTACCGACTTTAATCACTTCCTCAGCGAGGGGAGGCTGGTCCAGATTGCATCGGCAGATCGCGGAGAGGTGTCGCAGTGGTTGCGTGGCAAGACCGGCTTAGAAGTATCACTGCCCGCCACGACTGGAGTCCACTGCAAGCTGATCGGTGCTCGCAAGTGCAAACTGAACGGCCAATCTGCTGCATTTGCATCGTACGAAATGGACGCAAATCCCGCGTGTCTCGTCGTATTGGCTGGAGATACAAGCAGTCTCGGCAAAATGGAGCGCGTATCGCATGACGGCCGCACATACTGGGTTGACCGGTGCAAGGGCCATTCCGTCGTAGCCTGCCTGCGCAACAACCTGATCTATGCCGCGGTGTCCCGTACCGAAAAAGACGAGTTGATTCATTTCATGTCCGAGCTGGAGTGA
- a CDS encoding permease, whose protein sequence is MSTLSIPFHSRRLACYYRPLILVSAAVVLLCVFWFASRYPQLISKSKHVGQAVPSMAYSHEVLQVAVTAPAWKRILFGTVNWLDAMKIGMTFGVLFGALLHTVLRYYPLKIGKNLYLNSLKGALVGVPAGVCANCSVPVACGVTRGHGRVEVALGFLFSSPNFNPVVLMMTFMAFPLAMSVTKYAILLLVIVVFVPAVIARLERDKPMNAFTPDVEGAACGLVPPPTADCTEPIWLVFKELAADYGKHVWMLVKPTITLMLLASIVSSVVLTLVPWTTLLSEVTPLRAALVSLISVFMPVPIALDVMFAAQLQHQGVPSGYVMLFAMTLGTYSIIPSIYLWREVSRKLAVILFGFFLVVGLAAALIF, encoded by the coding sequence ATGAGCACTCTTTCAATCCCGTTTCACTCTCGCCGCCTCGCGTGCTACTACCGCCCGCTGATTCTGGTCTCCGCTGCCGTCGTCCTGCTTTGCGTGTTCTGGTTCGCGTCGCGTTATCCGCAATTGATAAGCAAATCAAAGCATGTCGGGCAGGCTGTGCCGAGCATGGCCTACAGCCACGAGGTATTGCAAGTCGCCGTGACCGCACCGGCGTGGAAGCGAATTCTCTTCGGTACGGTAAACTGGCTGGACGCCATGAAGATCGGCATGACCTTCGGCGTGTTGTTCGGTGCGCTGCTGCACACGGTGCTGCGATACTACCCGCTGAAAATCGGAAAGAACCTTTATCTAAACTCCCTGAAAGGCGCGCTGGTTGGCGTGCCAGCCGGGGTGTGTGCAAATTGCTCGGTGCCCGTCGCGTGCGGCGTCACTCGCGGGCATGGCCGCGTCGAGGTGGCCCTCGGCTTCCTCTTCAGTTCTCCGAATTTCAACCCGGTCGTGTTGATGATGACGTTCATGGCCTTTCCGCTCGCGATGAGCGTCACGAAATACGCCATCCTGTTGCTGGTCATCGTCGTGTTCGTTCCCGCCGTAATCGCCCGCCTTGAAAGAGACAAGCCGATGAACGCCTTTACTCCCGACGTTGAAGGGGCGGCCTGTGGGCTCGTGCCTCCACCAACGGCGGATTGCACGGAACCAATCTGGCTCGTGTTCAAGGAGCTGGCGGCAGACTATGGCAAGCATGTGTGGATGCTGGTCAAGCCGACGATCACGCTGATGCTACTTGCGAGCATCGTGTCCTCGGTGGTCTTGACTCTCGTTCCCTGGACCACGCTGCTGTCCGAGGTGACCCCGCTCCGCGCTGCACTGGTCAGCCTAATCTCTGTGTTCATGCCAGTTCCGATTGCACTGGATGTCATGTTTGCGGCCCAGCTTCAACATCAGGGCGTACCGTCCGGCTACGTCATGCTCTTCGCTATGACACTTGGGACGTACAGCATTATTCCGAGCATCTATTTGTGGCGCGAGGTCTCGCGAAAGCTGGCGGTGATCCTGTTTGGGTTCTTCCTGGTGGTCGGCCTCGCCGCGGCGCTCATCTTCTAA
- a CDS encoding ribulose-phosphate 3-epimerase: MSTNSNGGGVQLAGSILSGDLLDLGGAIRLCEQAGADLIQLDVCDGHFVPTISFGEAMVKRTCEATKLPVEVHLMVSRPDDWLSRMAGLGQFRMIFHLEASTRAMGVIQGIERGGWEPGVAINPETPASALEPVLPYLDNVCVMGIAPGFAGQAMLEYTFVKISDIRRLIEKTGSKATITVDGGVKATNARRLVEAGADILVVSSGMFQHPRPPESLKEIRSAVRG; this comes from the coding sequence ATGAGCACGAATTCAAACGGCGGCGGGGTGCAGTTGGCGGGGTCGATCCTGTCGGGCGATCTGCTGGATCTGGGCGGGGCGATTCGGCTGTGCGAGCAGGCCGGTGCGGACCTGATCCAACTCGACGTGTGCGACGGACATTTCGTGCCGACGATCAGCTTTGGCGAGGCCATGGTGAAACGGACGTGCGAGGCGACGAAGCTGCCGGTGGAGGTTCACCTGATGGTGAGCCGGCCGGACGACTGGTTGAGCCGCATGGCGGGGCTGGGCCAGTTTCGGATGATCTTTCACCTGGAGGCGAGCACGCGGGCGATGGGGGTGATCCAGGGGATCGAGCGCGGCGGGTGGGAGCCGGGTGTGGCGATCAACCCGGAGACGCCGGCGAGCGCGCTGGAGCCGGTGCTGCCGTACCTCGACAACGTGTGCGTGATGGGGATCGCGCCGGGGTTCGCGGGTCAGGCGATGCTTGAATATACGTTTGTCAAGATATCCGACATCCGGCGGTTGATTGAAAAGACGGGGTCGAAGGCGACGATCACGGTCGATGGCGGCGTGAAGGCGACCAACGCCCGGCGGCTGGTGGAGGCGGGTGCGGATATCCTGGTGGTGTCGTCGGGGATGTTCCAGCATCCGCGTCCGCCGGAGAGCTTGAAGGAGATCCGGTCGGCGGTGCGAGGGTGA
- a CDS encoding permease has product MSKQLKILAAFVTVFLVAYFLPLANPKISAAILEAFKLLQWYARNHVLACVLPALFIAGGIMTFLSQASVMRYLGPKSNKLAAYAVASVAGTVLAVCSCSVLPMFAGIYKLGAGLGPASAFLYSGPAINILAIFLTARVLGFDIGLWRALGAIGFAFLVGLGMAGIFGREERVKAEAAMLMPDPPAPRRRLWQNAMLLGGMIAFLVFSDWFNPGDAIIKRTNGTAIRGVVLQEMHDEVMIQVQESVGGVRAGERLTLPKSEIVAIQEARSWVMDVYHLRWYIAGLMGLAVVVMSWRWVDREEFGTWMHNTWDFTKLLIPLLFGGVFVVGFISALLPDKQIGQLVGDSSLRANFVASLVGALFYFATLTEVPITQALMEHGMARGPALALLLAGPALSLPNMLVLIKVMGVKKTAAFSLLIVVMATITGLLFGHFR; this is encoded by the coding sequence ATGTCCAAACAACTGAAGATTCTTGCCGCGTTCGTGACCGTCTTTCTGGTCGCCTATTTCCTGCCGCTGGCCAATCCCAAGATCAGCGCCGCCATCCTGGAGGCGTTCAAGCTGCTGCAGTGGTACGCGCGAAACCACGTCTTGGCCTGTGTCCTACCGGCACTGTTCATCGCCGGCGGGATCATGACGTTCTTATCGCAGGCGTCCGTGATGCGTTATCTCGGTCCAAAATCCAATAAGCTTGCGGCCTACGCGGTGGCCTCGGTGGCCGGCACGGTGCTGGCCGTCTGCTCGTGCAGCGTGTTGCCGATGTTCGCCGGCATCTACAAGCTCGGCGCGGGGCTCGGTCCGGCCTCCGCGTTTCTCTACTCAGGTCCGGCGATCAACATTCTGGCGATCTTCCTTACGGCCCGCGTGCTCGGTTTCGACATCGGTCTGTGGCGAGCCCTGGGTGCGATTGGATTTGCCTTTTTGGTCGGCCTCGGAATGGCCGGGATCTTCGGCCGTGAGGAGCGAGTGAAGGCGGAAGCGGCGATGCTGATGCCCGATCCGCCCGCACCGCGCCGCAGGCTGTGGCAAAACGCAATGTTGCTGGGAGGCATGATCGCCTTCCTCGTCTTCTCTGACTGGTTCAACCCCGGCGATGCGATCATCAAGCGGACCAACGGCACAGCGATCCGCGGCGTCGTGCTTCAGGAGATGCACGATGAGGTCATGATTCAAGTCCAGGAGTCGGTTGGCGGCGTTCGCGCCGGCGAGCGGCTGACACTACCCAAGAGCGAAATTGTCGCCATCCAAGAAGCCCGGAGCTGGGTGATGGATGTGTATCACCTCCGCTGGTACATCGCGGGCTTGATGGGTCTGGCAGTCGTCGTGATGAGTTGGCGCTGGGTGGACCGCGAGGAATTCGGCACGTGGATGCACAACACGTGGGATTTCACCAAGCTGCTCATTCCCTTGCTGTTCGGCGGCGTCTTTGTGGTCGGCTTCATTTCCGCGCTCCTGCCCGACAAGCAAATCGGTCAACTGGTCGGTGACAGCAGCCTGCGAGCCAATTTCGTGGCGTCGCTGGTTGGAGCGCTCTTCTATTTCGCGACGCTGACGGAAGTGCCCATCACGCAAGCGCTGATGGAACACGGCATGGCCCGCGGCCCGGCGCTGGCACTGTTGCTCGCAGGGCCGGCGCTGTCGCTGCCGAACATGCTGGTGCTCATCAAGGTCATGGGCGTGAAGAAAACCGCCGCATTCAGTCTGCTGATTGTCGTCATGGCGACGATCACGGGATTGCTCTTCGGCCATTTCAGATAG
- a CDS encoding RNA polymerase sigma factor, producing MDSKGATFEAFVAPHYERLATLARQYVRTPSDSNDLMQETLLRAWRSFSSTQTCVYQRAWLVVIMRNVAAEWHRSSQRRIRLAPLFNTDLTDVAGPASSEPFAPLPTMDESQFREFLDDRVAAALDTLEPPYREVVVLSVAGGLNYREIGDVLECPIGTVMSRMARARRALREQLADYAATQSQERGGH from the coding sequence ATGGATTCCAAGGGTGCGACCTTCGAGGCATTCGTAGCACCGCATTATGAGCGGCTCGCCACTCTCGCGCGCCAATATGTCCGAACGCCTTCGGATTCCAACGACCTAATGCAGGAAACCCTCCTGCGGGCTTGGAGAAGCTTCTCTTCAACTCAGACGTGCGTGTATCAACGTGCATGGCTTGTTGTGATCATGCGGAATGTTGCTGCGGAATGGCATCGATCATCGCAACGACGAATAAGACTCGCCCCGCTCTTCAACACGGACCTGACCGATGTTGCTGGCCCCGCTTCGTCCGAGCCATTCGCGCCCCTTCCAACGATGGACGAAAGCCAGTTCCGTGAGTTTCTCGACGACAGAGTGGCCGCCGCACTTGACACGCTTGAGCCGCCTTATCGCGAGGTCGTCGTACTTTCCGTGGCGGGTGGCCTCAATTACCGGGAGATCGGCGACGTTCTCGAATGTCCCATTGGTACTGTCATGTCGCGTATGGCACGCGCTCGCAGAGCACTTCGGGAGCAACTGGCCGATTATGCGGCGACTCAGAGCCAAGAAAGGGGAGGGCACTAA
- a CDS encoding TM0996/MTH895 family glutaredoxin-like protein has protein sequence MKIEILGTGCAKCNMLEAATKSAADKLGLDYEIEHIKDINEFMKRGVMFTPALAIDGKVVAAGRVPPEAEITRLLTSVMAQR, from the coding sequence ATGAAAATCGAAATTCTGGGAACGGGTTGTGCCAAGTGCAACATGCTCGAAGCGGCTACCAAATCGGCCGCCGACAAGCTCGGGCTCGACTACGAAATCGAGCACATCAAGGACATCAACGAGTTCATGAAACGCGGTGTGATGTTTACGCCGGCCCTGGCCATCGATGGCAAGGTGGTCGCGGCGGGTAGGGTCCCCCCCGAGGCAGAGATCACGCGGCTGCTCACTAGCGTCATGGCGCAGCGCTGA
- a CDS encoding winged helix-turn-helix transcriptional regulator yields MITKPRHSRQRYEARARIAKALAHPSRLMILEALEGREICVCDLTELVGADQSTVSKHLAILKQAGLVEDRKEGVMAYYRVKVCCLSGFWKCLETVLSENLKAQQAVLR; encoded by the coding sequence ATGATTACCAAGCCCCGACATTCTCGTCAGCGGTATGAAGCCCGTGCCCGGATCGCCAAGGCGCTCGCCCATCCGAGCCGACTCATGATCCTTGAAGCACTGGAGGGCCGCGAGATTTGCGTATGCGACCTCACGGAACTTGTCGGGGCGGATCAATCGACGGTTTCCAAGCACCTTGCCATTCTCAAGCAGGCGGGCCTGGTGGAAGACCGCAAGGAAGGCGTCATGGCGTATTACCGTGTCAAGGTCTGTTGCCTGAGCGGCTTCTGGAAGTGCCTGGAAACGGTGTTGAGCGAGAATTTGAAGGCTCAGCAGGCGGTGCTGCGATGA
- a CDS encoding carboxymuconolactone decarboxylase family protein: MSWIRTIADEDATGLLASIYDESKAKFGRVINLVRIQSLRPETMTLGRKFYRHLMESPGKLSRLQRVLIATVVSRTNGCHY; the protein is encoded by the coding sequence ATGAGTTGGATTCGAACCATCGCAGACGAAGACGCAACGGGGCTGCTCGCGAGCATCTACGACGAGAGCAAAGCCAAGTTCGGACGCGTTATCAATCTTGTACGGATACAAAGCCTGCGGCCAGAAACGATGACACTAGGGAGAAAGTTCTATCGACATCTAATGGAAAGCCCAGGCAAGCTTTCACGGCTCCAGCGAGTCTTGATAGCGACGGTCGTCTCGCGCACCAACGGCTGCCATTACTGA
- a CDS encoding AarF/ABC1/UbiB kinase family protein, with protein sequence MSIVTLPRTVRTFARLRVIAQVLSRHGFGHFVDRLQLGQYVPSFLRFKRGGDAEESEADPIATIGERLVKVCEELGPTFVKLGQIGSTRPDLLPGQIVAALERLQDDVQPFPVDEARKIFEANTGLSLQKAFRSFEERPFASGSIGQVHRATTQDGQEVVVKIRRPGIEQVVQLDIYVLRWMAERAEALFPELRPYHPRMLVDEFAQTIQKELDFVNEASATSRFYEAFKDDEHIRTPLVRWDLTGTEVLTMEFMEGLHLRDALGTHRAQCDPKTLAHRLAESFMKQFFEMGLFHADPHPGNLLVCPPDKLILFDFGMVGVIDDELMGRLVIGIVAMVKREIDVLIEVLADLGALGRSTDREMLARDLRDMLDKYYGLPLRRLEVPTIFRELLETMRRSDVTLPRNFVAMFKSLATVSAVVMQLDPDLNLLELLQPRINTLLRERFHPRRLSRLFGISAWHLASVLRDAPRLLRDTLRGIGRGQFQINIRHENLDHLASELDRSSNRLAFSVLVASTIIGSTMLLSMNADVLLFGSLPIRYLGFVGYALTFVMSAWLLIAILRSGRLS encoded by the coding sequence ATGTCCATCGTCACCCTGCCACGGACCGTTCGAACTTTCGCACGGCTTCGCGTTATTGCGCAGGTGCTCTCCCGGCACGGCTTCGGGCATTTTGTCGACCGCCTGCAACTGGGCCAGTACGTTCCGTCGTTCCTTCGATTCAAGCGCGGCGGCGACGCGGAAGAGAGCGAGGCCGACCCGATCGCCACGATCGGCGAGCGGCTCGTGAAGGTGTGCGAGGAACTTGGCCCGACATTTGTCAAACTCGGGCAGATCGGCTCCACGCGGCCCGACCTGCTGCCGGGGCAGATCGTCGCGGCCCTGGAGCGCTTGCAGGACGACGTGCAGCCTTTCCCGGTCGATGAAGCGCGGAAGATTTTCGAGGCCAACACCGGACTCTCCCTCCAGAAGGCATTTCGATCCTTCGAAGAGCGGCCGTTCGCCAGCGGCTCGATCGGCCAGGTGCACCGCGCGACGACGCAGGACGGTCAGGAAGTGGTGGTCAAGATTCGCCGGCCGGGCATCGAACAGGTCGTGCAGTTGGACATTTATGTGCTTCGATGGATGGCCGAACGGGCCGAGGCGCTCTTTCCCGAGCTGCGGCCGTATCACCCGCGCATGCTGGTGGACGAGTTCGCGCAGACGATCCAGAAGGAGCTGGATTTTGTCAACGAGGCGTCGGCCACGTCGCGGTTCTACGAGGCCTTCAAGGACGACGAACACATCCGCACGCCGCTGGTGCGCTGGGACCTGACGGGCACCGAAGTGCTGACGATGGAATTCATGGAAGGGCTTCACCTGCGCGATGCCCTGGGCACGCACCGCGCGCAGTGCGATCCGAAGACACTGGCCCATCGGCTGGCCGAAAGCTTCATGAAGCAGTTCTTCGAGATGGGGCTGTTTCACGCCGACCCGCACCCGGGGAATCTGCTGGTCTGCCCGCCGGACAAGTTGATCTTGTTTGATTTCGGCATGGTCGGTGTCATCGACGACGAGCTGATGGGCCGGCTGGTCATCGGGATCGTCGCGATGGTCAAGCGCGAGATCGACGTGCTGATCGAGGTGCTGGCCGATCTGGGCGCGCTGGGCCGCTCGACGGATCGCGAGATGCTTGCGCGCGATCTGCGCGACATGCTCGACAAGTACTACGGCCTGCCGCTGCGGCGGCTGGAAGTGCCCACGATTTTCCGCGAGCTGCTGGAGACGATGCGCCGATCCGACGTGACGCTTCCGCGCAACTTCGTCGCGATGTTCAAATCGCTGGCGACCGTCTCGGCCGTCGTGATGCAGCTTGATCCCGATTTGAACCTGCTCGAACTGCTCCAGCCGCGGATCAACACGCTGCTGCGCGAACGCTTTCACCCTCGTCGGCTCTCGCGCCTCTTCGGCATTTCGGCCTGGCATCTTGCCAGCGTGTTACGGGACGCACCCCGCCTGCTGCGCGACACCCTGCGCGGTATCGGACGCGGCCAGTTTCAAATCAACATCCGCCACGAGAATCTCGATCACCTTGCCAGCGAGCTGGATCGTTCCAGCAACCGGCTGGCCTTCTCGGTGCTCGTGGCCTCGACGATCATCGGCAGCACCATGCTGCTCTCGATGAACGCCGACGTGCTGCTGTTCGGCAGCCTGCCGATTCGATACCTGGGATTCGTCGGCTACGCGCTGACGTTTGTCATGTCGGCGTGGCTGCTGATCGCGATCCTGCGCAGCGGCCGACTGTCGTGA
- a CDS encoding cytochrome c biogenesis protein CcdA, with protein MLEQLSENLANIVQNNPWLAPAAAFAGGLLTAANPCVLAMVPLMIGYVAGQENHNIGRSFLLSLTFSIGLTMMFAVLFLATWAASSVLKASWWTYVAAGVCLLMGLHLVGLLRFHIPAPAGMQPKQKGFIGALLLGLLFGLVSMPCAGPVLLALLSIMPLKGAAFGAILLVAYSLGHCGLVLAGGTSIGLVQRLADSRGWNRGADVLRRFAGLLILIVGVYLLFA; from the coding sequence ATGCTCGAACAGCTTTCCGAAAACCTGGCGAATATCGTGCAGAACAACCCCTGGTTGGCGCCCGCGGCCGCGTTTGCCGGCGGACTCTTAACCGCTGCGAATCCCTGTGTTCTTGCGATGGTGCCGCTGATGATCGGATACGTTGCGGGACAGGAGAATCACAACATCGGCCGATCGTTCCTGCTCTCACTGACGTTCAGCATTGGTCTGACCATGATGTTCGCGGTCCTGTTCCTGGCGACGTGGGCCGCCAGCTCGGTGTTGAAGGCAAGTTGGTGGACGTACGTCGCCGCCGGCGTGTGTCTGCTCATGGGTTTGCATCTGGTGGGCTTGCTGCGATTCCACATCCCGGCGCCGGCTGGAATGCAACCGAAACAGAAGGGCTTCATTGGCGCGCTGCTGTTGGGGCTGCTCTTCGGCCTCGTGTCGATGCCGTGCGCCGGCCCGGTCTTGCTCGCGTTGCTCTCGATCATGCCGCTCAAGGGTGCGGCCTTTGGTGCAATCCTGCTGGTTGCATACAGTCTGGGCCATTGTGGACTTGTGCTGGCTGGCGGAACCTCGATTGGATTGGTTCAACGACTGGCAGACTCTCGCGGTTGGAATCGTGGCGCGGACGTGCTCCGCAGGTTCGCAGGCTTGCTGATTCTGATTGTGGGTGTCTATCTTCTGTTTGCATGA
- a CDS encoding thioredoxin family protein, producing the protein MNRNLLTSLLVTGGVVALVIVVATVRESRESPEPQKTRGAALESPRVSSARALPRMVDLGADKCIPCKKMAPILAELKTEYAGKATVEFIDVWKNPKAGEPYDIRIIQTQIFFDREGKEVWRHEGFLPKDEIITKLKELGAV; encoded by the coding sequence ATGAATCGTAATCTGCTGACGAGTTTGCTGGTGACGGGCGGTGTGGTCGCCTTGGTCATTGTCGTGGCCACGGTGCGCGAATCTCGCGAATCGCCGGAGCCGCAGAAAACACGCGGAGCGGCGTTGGAGTCTCCACGAGTGTCATCGGCGCGCGCATTACCGCGCATGGTCGATCTCGGCGCGGACAAGTGCATTCCTTGCAAGAAGATGGCGCCGATTCTCGCGGAATTGAAAACCGAATACGCAGGCAAGGCCACCGTCGAGTTCATCGACGTCTGGAAGAACCCGAAGGCCGGCGAGCCCTACGACATCCGCATCATCCAGACGCAGATTTTCTTTGACCGAGAAGGCAAGGAGGTCTGGCGACATGAGGGGTTCCTGCCCAAGGATGAGATCATCACCAAGTTGAAGGAGCTGGGAGCCGTGTAA